The nucleotide sequence TCTGCAGCACTTGCAATCACTGGTATGCCATTTAGTGGTCCAGTTGGTGCAGCGCGTGTTGGTTACTTAAACGATGCGTACATTTTAAACCCGTTACAATCTGAACTTGAAGAAAGCAAACTAGACTTAGTTGTTGCTGGTACTGATGCCGCTGTATTAATGGTTGAATCAGAAGCTGACGTTCTTTCTGAAGAAGTAATGCTTGGTGCTGTTGTATACGGCCACGAGCAATCTCAAATTGCTATCAATGCAATTAAAGAATTTGCTGCTGAAGTTAATACGCCATCATGGAACTGGGAAGCACCAGTTAAAAATGAAGCGTTAACGGCTAAGATTGCTGAAATCGCTGCTAGCGATGTAAACGAAGCTTACCAAATCACTGAGAAAGCGGAACGTTACGAAAAAGTTGCAGAGATCAGAAACTCAGTTGTTGAAAAATTATTTGCTGAAGACGAAGAACTAAACGTTCAAGAAGCTAAAGATTTATTCCACGACTTAGAGAAGAAAGTTGTTCGTGAACGTATCACATCAGGTAAGCCTCGTATCGATGGTCGTGATCCTGAAATGATCCGTGCACTAGACGTTATGACTGGTGTTCTTCCTCGTACTCACGGTAGTGCAGTATTTACACGTGGTGAGACTCAAGCATTAGTTGCAGCTACTTTAGGTACGCAACGTGATGCACAACGTATTGAAACAATCTTAGGTGAGAAAACTGACACCTTTATGTTGCACTACAACTTCCCTCCATACAGTGTTGGTGAAACTGGTTTTGTAGGTTCTCCAAAACGTCGTGAAATCGGTCACGGTCGTCTTGCTAAACGCGGTATGTTAGCTGTTATGCCAACAATCGAAGAGTTCCCATACTCTATTCGTGTTGTTTCTGAAATCACTGAATCAAACGGTTCATCTTCAATGGCGTCAGTATGTGGTACATCTCTAGCTCTTATGGATGCTGGTGTTCCAATTAAAGATTCTGTTGCTGGTATTGCAATGGGGCTAGTTAAAGAAGGTGATAGCCACGTAGTTCTTTCTGATATCTTAGGTGATGAAGATCACTTAGGTGATATGGACTTTAAAGTTGCAGGTACTAAAGATGGTATCACTGCTCTTCAAATGGACATTAAGATTGAAGGTATTACTAAAGATATTATGCAAACTGCGCTTGTACAAGCAAAGGGCGCTCGTATCCATATTTTAGGCACGATGGATGAAGCTATCAGCACAGCTCGTGAAGATATCTCACAATTTGCACCACGTATTCATACAATGAAAATCAGTGCAGACAAAATTCGTGACGTTATCGGTAAAGGTGGCGCAACTATCCGTCAACTTACTGAAGAGACTGGTACAACAATCGAAATCGAAGATGACGGCACAGTTAAAATCGCTGCAACTTCTGGTGAGCAAGCTGATGATGCAATTAACCGCATTAAAGAAATCACTGCAGAAATCGAAGTTGGTACAATCTACACAGGTAAAGTTGTACGTATCGTAGATTTCGGTGCATTCGTAAACGTATTACCAGGTAAAGATGGTTTAGTTCATATTTCACAAATCGCTGAAGAGCGCGTGAATAACGTGACTGACTTCTTATCAGAAGGTCAAGAAGTTACGGTTAAGGTTCTTGAAGTTGACCGTCAAGGTCGCGTACGTTTAAGTATGAAAGAAGCTATTGAGAAGCCAAGCGAATCTAGCGAAGAGCCAGCTGCAGAATAAGAATTTTTTAATTTAAAGAATCTTATTTCAATGCAAATCAATAAAAACTGTAAATAAGGGAGCCGAATGGCTCCCTTTTTTATATACTATAGTCATACCATCAAATTTTAATTAGGTTCCCCTTTGAAAAATAAACTAATTATTTCAGCTGTATCTATGTTTTTGTTACTACAAGGCTGTAGTACAACGTCTCAACAAGCAGTAGCTAATGTCGTGGTTGCAGAGCCATTATCAATCGACCAAGAAACTGAAATTAATATTGCACGTTTAACGGAAATTCTTAATAAGGTTGAGATCACTCCAGATCAAAGAGCCCAGCTTTATTATGACCGTGGCGTTAGATATGACAGTGCTGGCCTGAGAGGATTAGCTTCATACGATTTTCATATGGCGCTGCGCATTAAACCAGATTTAGTCGAAGCCTATAATTTCATCGGTATTCATTACACTCAAAGGCAAGACTTCTTGCTGGCTTATGAAGCATTTGACTCAGCTATAGAACTTGATGATAAACATCAATATGCCTACTTAAATCGTGCTATCGCTCTTTATTATGGCGCTCGTCCTAACTTAGCAGTATTAGATGTTAAACGCTTTCAATCTCAACAAAATAATGATCCCTATCGAATCGCTTGGTTATATTTGATTGAGCATGATATCGATAATGAACTAGCGTTAGTCAATTTGCGTAACAATTTAAATTCTCTCCAACATAACTCATGGGCGAACAATATTTTGCGTCTATTTTTACGGGATATTAGTGAAGATGAGTTTATAAAATATGCATCCCAAGGCGCAGATGATGATAATGAATTAGCGAAGCGACTTTGTGAAGTGTATTTCTATTTAGGAAAATATAATCAAATTCATAACAATCGAGAAATGTCTCAGCAGTATTTTAAATTTGCACTAGGCACAAATGTATATGAGTATATTGAACATAGATACGCAAAATTAGAATTAGAGTTAATGCGCACAAAAGTTGCGACACCTTAATAGCTAAAATATTAGAACGTTAAGTGTTTCGTAATATTTTCATAATTATGCTGAGCTTGTTGTTATCAACAAGCTCTTTTTCTTTGCCTACGTTTTTAGAAACCAAATTTAATGCTCAAGATGTTTCTGCAATGGAAATTAGATGGGGTATTAAACTTCAGCTCAGTTCAGCACATCAATGGCGTCTAAAGCATAGTCAATATGGCAGTAAATATTGGATAGAAAGTGCTCGTTTTTTGGCAAGACGAAGTGGTGCTATTGCGTGGCAACTGGCTAATTACTATAAATTTGATGCTAAAAAACATCCTATCAGTCATCGAAATCATCTTTATTGGTTACAACGAGCTATTACTTTAAATGACGAAGATGCTTTGCTTTTTGAGGCCCATAGGTTATCCGCAATAAACGAGTATGAACAAGCAAGTTTACTGTTCAAGCGCATTGATCAACATACTGCATTGATTGAAAAAATATTATTTGAAATT is from Thalassotalea crassostreae and encodes:
- the pnp gene encoding polyribonucleotide nucleotidyltransferase — its product is MTPITKTFEYGQHTVTLETGVIARQATAAVMASMDDTCVLVSVVGKKDAKEGQDFFPLTVNYQEKTYAAGKIPGGFFKREGRPSEEETLIARLIDRPIRPLFPEGFNNEVQVIITVVSANPEINPDIISLLGTSAALAITGMPFSGPVGAARVGYLNDAYILNPLQSELEESKLDLVVAGTDAAVLMVESEADVLSEEVMLGAVVYGHEQSQIAINAIKEFAAEVNTPSWNWEAPVKNEALTAKIAEIAASDVNEAYQITEKAERYEKVAEIRNSVVEKLFAEDEELNVQEAKDLFHDLEKKVVRERITSGKPRIDGRDPEMIRALDVMTGVLPRTHGSAVFTRGETQALVAATLGTQRDAQRIETILGEKTDTFMLHYNFPPYSVGETGFVGSPKRREIGHGRLAKRGMLAVMPTIEEFPYSIRVVSEITESNGSSSMASVCGTSLALMDAGVPIKDSVAGIAMGLVKEGDSHVVLSDILGDEDHLGDMDFKVAGTKDGITALQMDIKIEGITKDIMQTALVQAKGARIHILGTMDEAISTAREDISQFAPRIHTMKISADKIRDVIGKGGATIRQLTEETGTTIEIEDDGTVKIAATSGEQADDAINRIKEITAEIEVGTIYTGKVVRIVDFGAFVNVLPGKDGLVHISQIAEERVNNVTDFLSEGQEVTVKVLEVDRQGRVRLSMKEAIEKPSESSEEPAAE
- the nlpI gene encoding lipoprotein NlpI, yielding MKNKLIISAVSMFLLLQGCSTTSQQAVANVVVAEPLSIDQETEINIARLTEILNKVEITPDQRAQLYYDRGVRYDSAGLRGLASYDFHMALRIKPDLVEAYNFIGIHYTQRQDFLLAYEAFDSAIELDDKHQYAYLNRAIALYYGARPNLAVLDVKRFQSQQNNDPYRIAWLYLIEHDIDNELALVNLRNNLNSLQHNSWANNILRLFLRDISEDEFIKYASQGADDDNELAKRLCEVYFYLGKYNQIHNNREMSQQYFKFALGTNVYEYIEHRYAKLELELMRTKVATP